The following coding sequences are from one Leptospira ellinghausenii window:
- a CDS encoding patatin-like phospholipase family protein, with product MTDQNPNQTPKIPKAKGTKRALLVEGGGMKGAFSGGVLYAWNRFLRPNYFDLVVGVSSGACAAAYYVSMPKVEPVKSEKALGVWYRDLSGSKLISYFHPFQGKTFLNQEYLIDFIFRKKVRLESETLDSKKLPHFVIAVSNLHTHSIEYIKATSSNVFDLLKAATSLPIATRGKHMLNGKLYSDAAILNPLPIQDIIEAGYKEIVVIMNSPIRHISGPLTRLTSLLAFPKHRTIRRMMRKLHHFHFNLAREIVVKPPRGVKIITVAPDEPLPVKLTTTIRTKLYKTALLGVKKGEEAIQFILKRKKKQNK from the coding sequence ATGACTGACCAAAATCCAAACCAAACTCCCAAAATTCCCAAGGCAAAAGGGACAAAACGGGCCCTATTAGTGGAAGGTGGTGGGATGAAGGGAGCCTTTTCGGGTGGCGTACTTTATGCTTGGAACCGGTTCCTTAGGCCAAATTACTTTGATTTGGTGGTGGGTGTCTCATCTGGGGCTTGTGCTGCGGCCTATTACGTGTCGATGCCGAAAGTTGAGCCTGTAAAAAGTGAAAAAGCACTTGGGGTTTGGTACAGAGATCTCTCTGGCAGTAAACTCATTTCCTACTTTCACCCATTCCAAGGGAAAACATTCTTAAACCAAGAATACCTAATTGATTTTATCTTTCGTAAAAAAGTTCGTTTGGAATCCGAAACGTTGGATTCGAAAAAATTGCCTCATTTTGTCATTGCCGTTAGTAATTTACACACACATTCCATCGAATACATCAAAGCAACATCCAGTAATGTTTTTGATTTATTAAAAGCAGCAACCTCTTTGCCTATCGCTACTAGAGGAAAACACATGTTAAATGGGAAATTGTATTCGGATGCAGCCATCCTCAATCCACTCCCCATCCAAGATATCATTGAAGCTGGTTACAAAGAAATTGTTGTGATTATGAATTCACCAATTCGGCATATATCAGGGCCACTCACTCGCCTAACAAGTTTACTCGCTTTCCCAAAACACAGAACCATCCGAAGGATGATGCGTAAACTCCACCATTTTCATTTTAATTTAGCGAGAGAGATTGTGGTAAAACCTCCAAGAGGAGTAAAGATCATTACAGTTGCTCCTGACGAACCACTCCCAGTTAAACTCACAACCACCATTCGCACAAAATTGTATAAAACGGCTTTACTCGGTGTCAAAAAAGGCGAAGAAGCGATTCAGTTCATTCTCAAACGTAAGAAAAAACAAAATAAATAA
- a CDS encoding DUF1577 domain-containing protein — protein sequence MRPMDQITGKEQKNHVILHYLMNQEMKANWNGQVQTMTVLQEVPGGEEIIVQWAEVWPIGEGSTVVLSKLLARYLELHCTFVKQLAPHKIQLKVEKVLIAKKERLNPRFTITEEGMVNVTNIVSSKTIIEANMFNIPTLVRVNFEDYRKRMMVRSGEAGMMDIFKSGMERKFDVVKSTQKILFIKDATNPESYRMDAEGFLNYEDDIEENVDKLAFAARDKKIKSELILPILYKNELEEIIPIGYYFLQTKDKNITEDDLKFYQTQIAEMIERIKDANLMTTVEKFPVLDLSATGLKLKITNSSLVETLPKQKGILLELVFKLQTPFRFFGKIAWSHKEESGDLLVGVEFSGKRTYAEKVRFEENIEIIKNNGRTAA from the coding sequence ATGCGACCAATGGACCAAATCACAGGCAAAGAACAAAAAAACCATGTGATCTTACACTATTTAATGAATCAGGAAATGAAAGCCAATTGGAATGGTCAGGTGCAAACCATGACGGTTTTACAAGAAGTGCCTGGTGGTGAAGAAATTATTGTGCAATGGGCAGAAGTTTGGCCTATTGGTGAAGGATCTACTGTTGTTCTTTCCAAGTTACTTGCTCGTTATCTAGAACTCCATTGTACCTTTGTCAAACAATTGGCCCCACATAAAATCCAATTAAAGGTCGAAAAAGTACTCATTGCTAAAAAAGAAAGGTTAAACCCTCGATTTACCATCACCGAAGAAGGAATGGTCAATGTAACCAATATCGTCAGTTCCAAAACCATCATCGAAGCAAATATGTTTAATATCCCAACACTTGTACGTGTTAACTTTGAAGACTATCGCAAACGTATGATGGTTCGTTCTGGTGAAGCTGGAATGATGGACATTTTTAAATCGGGAATGGAACGTAAGTTTGATGTTGTGAAATCAACACAAAAGATTTTGTTCATCAAAGATGCAACAAATCCAGAAAGTTACCGAATGGACGCGGAAGGTTTTTTAAATTACGAAGATGATATCGAAGAGAATGTCGACAAACTCGCGTTTGCCGCTCGTGACAAAAAAATCAAATCGGAACTCATATTACCAATTTTGTACAAAAACGAATTAGAAGAAATTATTCCTATTGGATATTATTTCTTACAAACCAAAGACAAAAACATCACCGAAGACGATTTAAAGTTTTACCAAACACAAATTGCAGAAATGATCGAAAGGATCAAAGATGCAAATCTAATGACAACTGTGGAAAAATTTCCAGTCCTCGACTTATCTGCGACTGGTCTCAAACTTAAGATCACAAATAGCAGTTTGGTGGAAACTCTTCCAAAACAAAAAGGAATTTTATTAGAATTGGTATTCAAACTCCAAACCCCATTTCGTTTTTTTGGGAAAATTGCTTGGTCTCATAAAGAAGAATCAGGTGATTTGCTTGTGGGTGTAGAATTTTCTGGAAAACGAACCTATGCTGAAAAAGTTCGTTTTGAAGAGAACATTGAAATCATCAAAAACAATGGTAGGACAGCTGCCTAA
- a CDS encoding HepT-like ribonuclease domain-containing protein translates to MFHELVFYCKELEAFIFRNQIQEFKEGEHDSFFAEEMLKTIQTESLKIPSSEKQKYPNLPWEKMDTMWQKDLARAYDYIDLKMLYYVCAYEIPKFSKTIKLEIR, encoded by the coding sequence ATGTTTCATGAATTAGTCTTTTATTGCAAAGAATTGGAAGCTTTTATTTTCCGAAATCAAATCCAAGAATTCAAAGAAGGGGAACACGATAGTTTTTTTGCAGAAGAAATGTTAAAAACCATCCAAACGGAATCTTTAAAAATTCCATCATCGGAAAAACAAAAGTATCCAAATCTTCCTTGGGAAAAAATGGATACTATGTGGCAAAAGGATTTGGCAAGAGCCTACGATTACATCGACTTAAAGATGTTATACTATGTTTGCGCCTACGAAATTCCCAAATTCTCTAAAACAATCAAATTGGAAATTCGTTAA
- a CDS encoding FKBP-type peptidyl-prolyl cis-trans isomerase has translation MKPFLSLLISILFLLVLPIASAEKDFQIIDIVIGKGDEAFSGSYVTVHYVGKLQNGTKFDSSRDRNRPFEFNLGAGEVVKGWDKGIKGMRVGGKRKLIIPPELGYGSKRVGNIPPDSTLIFEVELLKIY, from the coding sequence ATGAAACCATTCCTTTCCCTTTTGATTTCGATATTGTTTCTTTTGGTTCTCCCCATCGCGTCCGCAGAAAAAGATTTCCAGATCATTGACATTGTCATTGGTAAAGGGGATGAAGCATTTTCTGGCTCTTATGTGACTGTTCATTATGTAGGCAAATTGCAAAACGGAACCAAATTTGATAGTTCCAGAGACCGCAACCGTCCCTTTGAATTCAATTTAGGTGCTGGGGAAGTGGTGAAGGGATGGGACAAAGGAATCAAAGGCATGCGAGTGGGTGGCAAACGAAAACTCATCATCCCACCAGAACTTGGGTATGGAAGCAAACGTGTGGGAAACATCCCCCCTGATTCCACACTTATCTTTGAAGTCGAACTGTTGAAGATCTATTAG
- a CDS encoding YHYH protein yields the protein MLATTSLLVLFVLLLTNCKPKSDSDEDTLLLLAAAASRICANSAYTGTTVVASTATLDTNTDCITGMTSSMSADLPAWIRNNFKCAVGSVSGTNYVFRSQNIPNNKSYYFGSTSPRYEALGSGQKAAGTNQISSQCLVYTIPSSPSEKLTNKTGTQSGYASVGITVNGLAIFNNAAAAPDTLSTEAQTFDQYNGHPQNSGVYHHHSQPLNVSNNNSNLIGMLIDGYAVYGRDCTDAGSSTTTPTIGSGLDNNHGHISTTLHFSSPTYHYHYTSDPTATIPTLIGSYFHGTPGTVSN from the coding sequence ATTTTAGCGACCACCTCTCTTCTCGTACTCTTCGTACTTCTCCTCACAAACTGCAAACCCAAATCAGACTCTGATGAAGATACCTTACTCTTGTTAGCTGCAGCAGCTTCTAGAATTTGTGCCAACTCAGCATACACAGGAACCACTGTTGTGGCCTCCACTGCCACTTTGGATACCAATACTGATTGTATCACTGGTATGACCTCTTCTATGTCAGCAGACTTACCTGCATGGATCCGAAACAATTTTAAATGTGCAGTAGGTTCTGTTTCCGGAACTAATTATGTATTCCGTTCCCAAAATATCCCGAATAACAAAAGTTATTATTTTGGATCCACTTCACCACGTTATGAAGCCTTAGGGAGTGGACAAAAAGCCGCGGGGACCAACCAAATTTCCTCCCAGTGTTTGGTGTATACCATCCCAAGTTCTCCTTCTGAAAAACTCACGAACAAAACAGGTACCCAAAGTGGGTATGCTTCCGTGGGGATCACTGTAAATGGTCTTGCCATTTTTAATAATGCAGCAGCAGCCCCTGATACACTTTCGACAGAAGCACAAACCTTTGACCAATACAATGGACACCCACAAAATTCAGGTGTTTACCACCACCATTCGCAGCCATTGAATGTTTCGAACAACAATTCCAATCTAATTGGGATGTTAATCGATGGTTATGCAGTATATGGTAGAGATTGTACGGACGCAGGTAGTTCAACTACAACTCCTACGATTGGATCTGGATTAGATAATAATCACGGTCATATATCTACAACATTACATTTTTCTTCGCCAACTTACCATTACCATTACACCTCTGATCCAACAGCTACTATTCCAACCCTAATTGGTTCTTATTTTCATGGAACTCCAGGAACGGTTTCCAACTAA
- a CDS encoding toxin-antitoxin system YwqK family antitoxin yields MELQERFPTNKALLFPIRFVFVSLLFFLNLSCGKVTIQQGDKDLSEDQNHFLLYKGKPFNGFYVAENAVLAETYETEFYKGVPHGSYTVKSFSGVLLESRHIRYGQKHGTQTLYFPSGKVRQSSEYDMGVPIGEHFEYFDNGQMATYQTFFPSGKPKVVKKWNKRGQIYLNQVFLESGESFGRPGSKLCDPIPEETVNQTGINSPNTTTKL; encoded by the coding sequence ATGGAACTCCAGGAACGGTTTCCAACTAACAAGGCCTTGTTGTTCCCAATTCGATTTGTCTTTGTTTCACTTTTGTTTTTCCTTAATTTGTCTTGTGGCAAAGTAACAATACAACAAGGGGACAAAGACCTTTCGGAAGACCAAAACCATTTCCTTTTGTACAAAGGAAAACCATTCAATGGGTTTTACGTGGCCGAAAATGCCGTACTTGCTGAAACCTATGAAACCGAATTTTACAAAGGTGTACCTCACGGAAGTTATACGGTAAAATCCTTTTCTGGTGTGTTACTCGAATCTCGGCACATTCGGTATGGGCAAAAACATGGAACCCAAACCTTATACTTCCCATCGGGTAAGGTCCGCCAATCTTCGGAGTATGATATGGGAGTCCCAATCGGGGAACATTTTGAATACTTTGACAATGGACAAATGGCAACCTACCAAACCTTCTTCCCCTCTGGGAAACCAAAGGTGGTGAAAAAATGGAACAAACGGGGACAAATTTATTTGAACCAAGTGTTTTTGGAATCAGGAGAAAGTTTTGGCCGTCCAGGCAGTAAACTCTGTGATCCCATCCCAGAAGAGACTGTGAACCAAACTGGCATTAACTCTCCTAACACAACCACCAAACTTTGA
- a CDS encoding SCO family protein, which translates to MNETKPGPNLMKPNYFFGNIVSKTTSIFLFCLVSSFVLGTCKENQSYPETDSLPYFSGKDFDPIWTKVPNESPGLHQIPEGFKLTNHLGNQIQLREHSPKISLVVFFYATCRGICPMITKNIIQIEPQLSEFKDLEISSISINPKEDTPAVLSKYRTLYKIQNPNWNFYTGELLAIESFAKTTCGAEVEGFSVEKNKYEFVHTENIFLFDGNKYLRGIYRAKGTGDIQRLVADLRILTK; encoded by the coding sequence ATGAATGAAACAAAACCAGGTCCGAATCTGATGAAACCAAATTACTTCTTTGGGAATATTGTTTCCAAAACCACTTCAATCTTTCTTTTCTGTTTGGTGAGTTCGTTTGTTTTGGGAACGTGTAAGGAAAACCAGTCTTATCCCGAAACGGATTCTTTGCCCTATTTTTCAGGAAAAGACTTCGATCCGATTTGGACAAAAGTTCCAAACGAATCACCTGGATTACACCAAATCCCCGAAGGATTCAAACTCACAAACCATTTGGGAAACCAAATTCAGCTCAGAGAACATTCGCCTAAAATCAGTTTGGTTGTCTTCTTTTATGCAACCTGTCGTGGGATTTGTCCGATGATCACAAAAAATATCATCCAAATCGAACCACAACTATCCGAATTCAAAGACTTAGAAATTAGTTCCATCTCCATCAATCCAAAGGAAGACACACCCGCAGTCCTTTCCAAGTACCGCACTCTCTACAAAATCCAAAATCCAAACTGGAATTTTTATACAGGGGAACTTTTGGCCATTGAATCCTTTGCCAAAACCACATGTGGGGCAGAGGTAGAAGGATTTTCTGTAGAAAAAAACAAATACGAATTTGTTCATACCGAAAATATTTTTTTATTTGATGGGAACAAATACCTTCGTGGGATTTACCGCGCCAAAGGGACTGGCGACATACAGAGATTAGTCGCAGACCTTAGGATCCTCACCAAATAG
- a CDS encoding ABC transporter permease, translated as MNFHAIQAIYQFEMARTFRTLLQSIASPVLSTSLYFIVFGSAIGSRIQEIDGIHYGSFIVPGLVMLSLLTESISNASFGIYFPKFNGTIYEILSAPVTMWEVVIGYVGAAATKSLMLGILMLITASFFVPIRIDHPFLMVFFLLLTCISFSLFGFVIGIWADSFEKLQMIPMLVITPLVFLGGSFYSIQMLPSFWQKISMFNPVLYLVSGFRYSFFERADVALSVSIGMILVFLSVCLAVTWLIFRTGYKIKN; from the coding sequence ATGAATTTCCATGCCATCCAAGCAATTTATCAATTTGAAATGGCTCGTACATTTCGTACGTTATTACAAAGTATAGCCTCTCCTGTATTATCCACATCTTTGTACTTCATTGTATTTGGTTCTGCGATTGGGTCTCGGATCCAAGAGATTGATGGAATCCATTATGGAAGTTTTATTGTACCAGGCCTTGTGATGTTGTCACTCCTGACAGAAAGTATCTCCAATGCATCCTTTGGGATTTATTTTCCCAAGTTCAATGGAACCATTTATGAAATCCTTTCGGCACCTGTGACGATGTGGGAAGTTGTGATTGGGTATGTGGGAGCTGCGGCAACTAAATCACTGATGCTCGGGATTCTTATGCTCATCACTGCTTCTTTTTTTGTTCCCATTCGCATTGACCATCCATTCCTGATGGTATTTTTTCTCCTCTTAACCTGCATTAGTTTTAGTTTGTTTGGGTTTGTGATTGGGATTTGGGCTGACAGTTTCGAAAAATTACAAATGATTCCGATGCTTGTCATCACTCCTCTTGTATTTCTCGGTGGGAGTTTTTATTCCATCCAAATGTTACCCAGTTTTTGGCAAAAAATCAGTATGTTTAACCCCGTATTGTATTTGGTGAGTGGGTTTCGTTATAGTTTTTTTGAACGAGCGGATGTTGCTTTGTCCGTGAGTATTGGGATGATCCTTGTGTTCCTTTCTGTTTGTTTGGCAGTCACATGGCTTATCTTTCGTACTGGGTACAAAATCAAAAATTAA
- a CDS encoding ABC transporter ATP-binding protein, with amino-acid sequence MKPILTVKQVSKSYDNGFQALKSVNWEVGEGEIHALLGPNGAGKTTLINLICGIVSPSAGEVKVAGYDIIQDFKKTRSLIGLVPQELSVHAFETVWASVSFTRGLYGKPANPKYIEEVLKSLSLWDKKDQRIMTLSGGMKRRVLIAKALSHEPKILFLDEPSAGVDVELRKDMWKIVESLRKNGVTIILTTHYIEEAELIADRISVIRKGEIFLTENKDKLMKQLGTKQLRIELKKSVKSIPKSLSKYKLELSDNNTAFIFTYDRSDDSSVMTKLLDDLKKEKIQFSDLSTKQSSLEEIFVQLLQETV; translated from the coding sequence TTGAAACCAATCCTAACTGTAAAACAAGTTTCCAAGTCCTATGACAATGGATTCCAAGCACTCAAATCCGTGAATTGGGAAGTGGGTGAGGGAGAAATCCATGCCCTACTTGGACCGAATGGTGCCGGGAAAACCACTCTGATCAATTTGATCTGTGGCATTGTTTCACCTAGTGCCGGTGAGGTGAAAGTCGCTGGATACGATATCATCCAAGATTTCAAAAAAACAAGATCTCTCATTGGACTTGTCCCACAAGAACTCAGTGTCCATGCTTTTGAAACCGTATGGGCGAGTGTGAGTTTTACTCGTGGTTTGTATGGAAAACCAGCCAATCCTAAATACATCGAAGAAGTATTAAAATCACTTTCCCTTTGGGACAAAAAAGACCAAAGGATCATGACTTTATCTGGTGGGATGAAACGACGAGTTTTAATCGCCAAAGCATTGTCACACGAACCAAAAATTTTGTTTTTGGATGAACCAAGTGCCGGTGTGGATGTGGAACTACGAAAGGATATGTGGAAGATTGTAGAATCCCTTCGTAAAAATGGAGTTACCATCATCCTCACAACCCATTATATCGAAGAAGCAGAGTTAATTGCCGACCGTATCTCTGTGATCCGTAAGGGAGAAATTTTCCTCACCGAAAACAAAGACAAACTCATGAAACAATTGGGAACCAAACAATTGCGGATTGAATTGAAAAAGTCTGTAAAATCCATTCCAAAGTCTTTATCAAAGTACAAACTGGAACTCTCTGATAACAATACTGCATTTATTTTTACGTATGACCGTTCTGATGATAGCAGTGTGATGACCAAACTTTTGGATGATCTCAAAAAAGAAAAAATCCAATTCAGTGATTTGAGTACAAAACAAAGTAGCTTAGAAGAAATTTTTGTTCAATTATTACAGGAGACCGTATGA
- a CDS encoding ABC-F family ATP-binding cassette domain-containing protein — protein MIKISGLNKQFNGNVLFDDLQFSVNRGERVGLVGRNGHGKSTLVQIIQGKTEPDSGNITIPKGYRIGHLEQHLVFTKPTVLEECALGLPEGDEYETWKVERILFGLGFSEKDMERSPEEFSGGYQIRMNLAKLLVSAPDMLILDEPNNYLDIVTIRWLEEFLKEWEGEIILITHDRSFMDSVVTHTVAIHRTKAIKVQGDTEKLYTQINQAEEIYEKTRLNEAKKRKQEEMFIAKFKAKASFASRTQSRVKKLEKQGEMKALDTIEDMELYFNSAPFSANQMLSVEDVAFSYDGKSPYLFENFSISVGPEDRICIIGKNGKGKSTLLKLIAGELTPVSGSVKKHPILKEGYFGQTNKLNMNESNTVVQEIMSADPNCSEGKARNIAGGLMFSEDLALKRIKVLSGGEKSRVLLGKILVTPCHLLYLDEPTNHLDMQSCDSLIEAIDNFDGSVIMVTHNEMHLRAVATKLIVFDDDRVFVYDGGYDDFLSDIGWKDETV, from the coding sequence ATGATCAAAATATCTGGCTTAAACAAACAATTCAATGGTAACGTTTTATTTGATGATTTACAATTCAGTGTGAATCGCGGGGAAAGGGTTGGACTTGTCGGTCGTAATGGACATGGAAAATCAACCCTTGTCCAAATCATCCAAGGGAAAACCGAACCCGATTCGGGAAACATCACCATTCCCAAAGGATACCGCATTGGCCACTTGGAACAACATTTAGTCTTCACCAAACCAACCGTACTCGAAGAATGTGCACTGGGTCTTCCAGAAGGGGATGAATACGAAACTTGGAAGGTGGAACGCATTTTATTTGGACTTGGGTTCTCCGAAAAAGACATGGAACGTAGCCCCGAAGAGTTTTCGGGTGGTTATCAAATCCGAATGAACTTGGCAAAACTTTTAGTGTCTGCACCCGATATGCTCATCTTAGATGAACCAAACAACTATTTGGACATTGTCACCATACGTTGGTTAGAGGAATTCCTTAAGGAGTGGGAAGGAGAGATCATTCTCATCACACATGATAGAAGTTTTATGGACAGTGTTGTGACCCATACAGTCGCCATCCACCGTACAAAGGCAATCAAAGTGCAGGGTGATACAGAAAAGTTATACACTCAAATCAACCAAGCCGAAGAAATTTATGAAAAAACTCGATTGAACGAAGCAAAAAAACGCAAACAAGAAGAGATGTTCATCGCTAAGTTTAAAGCAAAAGCAAGTTTTGCAAGTCGCACACAATCGCGTGTTAAAAAATTAGAAAAACAAGGTGAGATGAAGGCACTCGATACCATCGAAGATATGGAATTGTACTTTAACAGTGCCCCTTTTTCCGCCAACCAAATGTTAAGCGTTGAGGATGTTGCATTTTCTTATGATGGAAAATCTCCTTATTTGTTTGAAAATTTTTCCATCAGTGTTGGGCCTGAAGATCGAATTTGTATCATCGGAAAAAACGGAAAAGGAAAATCAACCCTTCTAAAATTGATAGCGGGTGAACTCACTCCTGTTTCAGGTAGTGTGAAAAAACACCCCATCTTAAAGGAAGGATATTTTGGGCAAACGAACAAACTGAATATGAACGAAAGTAATACGGTTGTCCAAGAAATTATGAGTGCTGATCCCAACTGTTCGGAAGGGAAAGCTCGTAATATTGCTGGTGGTTTGATGTTCTCGGAAGACCTTGCCTTAAAAAGAATCAAAGTGCTTTCCGGGGGTGAAAAGAGCCGAGTGTTACTTGGAAAAATCCTTGTGACTCCTTGCCACTTACTCTATTTAGATGAGCCCACAAACCACTTGGACATGCAATCTTGTGACTCCCTCATTGAGGCGATTGATAATTTTGATGGATCTGTGATTATGGTTACCCACAACGAAATGCACTTGCGCGCTGTGGCCACAAAACTCATTGTATTCGATGATGACCGAGTTTTTGTCTATGATGGTGGTTATGACGACTTCCTCAGTGACATTGGCTGGAAGGATGAAACCGTTTGA
- a CDS encoding adhesin OmpL37 family surface protein, translated as MDSSYSNGNLQVAFGAEENYLLVRSLDSSVIHLGDAEDKIEYRNIVDEYLRFKSLHIQGNYGEAYLAVRSTQYKLILLYDKILTKNITLVRSELELLGRKARDKEKTQTKAFLRLALRDVSEAEQKLVMARNIRPYLYLLKLREMLFALKILKHSGKFVIFLNLLHDGQYMDSIEFYDFDAIESELIRGFGPSSKYLAIHYDNAFLPFREESIYEDKMTNFKTQTINQNETLK; from the coding sequence GTGGACTCATCCTACTCCAATGGAAACTTACAAGTGGCCTTTGGTGCAGAAGAAAACTACCTCCTCGTTCGTTCCCTCGATTCCAGTGTCATCCATTTAGGTGATGCGGAAGATAAAATAGAATACCGAAACATCGTCGATGAATACCTACGTTTCAAAAGCCTTCATATCCAAGGAAATTATGGAGAAGCTTACCTTGCCGTTCGTTCCACACAATACAAACTCATCCTACTTTATGATAAAATCCTTACCAAAAACATAACACTTGTTCGAAGCGAACTTGAGTTACTCGGCAGAAAAGCAAGAGACAAAGAAAAAACACAAACTAAGGCTTTTTTACGTTTGGCGTTACGTGACGTAAGTGAAGCGGAACAAAAATTAGTGATGGCACGGAACATACGTCCCTATTTGTATCTTTTGAAACTGAGAGAAATGCTGTTTGCATTGAAGATTTTAAAACATTCTGGGAAGTTTGTTATTTTTTTAAACTTACTCCATGATGGCCAGTACATGGATTCCATCGAGTTTTATGATTTTGATGCAATTGAATCAGAACTCATCCGTGGTTTTGGTCCGAGTTCCAAATACCTCGCCATCCATTACGACAATGCCTTTCTCCCCTTCCGAGAAGAAAGTATCTATGAAGACAAAATGACAAATTTCAAAACCCAAACCATCAACCAAAACGAAACACTCAAATAA
- the purT gene encoding formate-dependent phosphoribosylglycinamide formyltransferase yields MIGTPFTKQATKLLLLGSGELGKEVAIEANRLGVHVIAVDRYPNAPAMLVAQESRVINMLDPKELEATIRELKPNYVVPEIEAIHTETLVRLETEGFKIIPSAKAVNLTMNREGIRNFVAKELGLKTSAYLFADTEEDFAKAIHSIGFPCVVKPIMSSSGKGQSLIKNESDIHKAWEYGQTGGRTGKGKMIIEEFIPFDFEITLLSIRHIGGTSFLPPIGHRQVNGDYVESWMPQPMSNLALESAKQIAEKVTTGLGGFGIFGVELFVKGDEVYFSEVSPRPHDTGLVTLISQNISEFSLHARALLGLPIPELIFQTPAASSAILLEGDTKSPEYVGLKEALSIPGVDIRIFGKPEVIGKRRMGVSLALGKTIEEAKEKANRARDYIQLKSSEAK; encoded by the coding sequence ATGATAGGAACACCATTTACGAAACAGGCAACAAAACTCCTCCTTCTTGGTTCAGGAGAATTAGGAAAGGAGGTAGCAATTGAAGCCAATCGATTAGGTGTCCATGTCATCGCTGTGGATCGTTATCCTAACGCACCTGCAATGCTTGTGGCACAAGAGTCTCGTGTCATCAATATGCTTGATCCGAAAGAACTAGAAGCCACCATACGCGAGTTAAAGCCAAATTATGTTGTGCCTGAAATTGAAGCCATCCATACAGAAACCTTAGTCCGTTTAGAAACCGAGGGATTTAAGATCATTCCCAGTGCCAAAGCCGTCAACCTGACCATGAACCGTGAGGGAATTCGAAACTTTGTAGCAAAAGAATTAGGTTTAAAAACATCTGCTTATCTTTTTGCAGATACAGAAGAAGATTTTGCAAAAGCCATCCATTCGATTGGATTTCCTTGTGTGGTAAAACCCATCATGAGTTCTTCTGGGAAAGGACAGAGTCTCATCAAAAATGAATCAGACATCCACAAAGCATGGGAGTATGGCCAAACGGGGGGGCGCACTGGCAAAGGGAAAATGATCATTGAAGAGTTCATCCCTTTTGATTTTGAAATTACTTTACTCTCAATCCGTCATATTGGTGGCACAAGTTTTTTACCACCAATCGGGCATAGACAAGTAAACGGGGATTATGTGGAGTCTTGGATGCCCCAACCCATGTCAAACTTAGCATTAGAATCCGCAAAACAAATTGCTGAAAAAGTCACAACAGGACTTGGTGGTTTTGGAATTTTTGGTGTGGAACTTTTTGTCAAAGGGGACGAAGTGTACTTTAGTGAGGTTTCTCCAAGACCACATGATACAGGCCTTGTCACCCTCATCTCTCAAAATATTTCTGAATTTTCGTTACATGCGAGAGCACTTCTTGGTTTGCCAATCCCTGAACTCATATTCCAAACACCTGCTGCTAGTTCTGCGATCTTACTCGAAGGGGACACCAAGTCACCAGAATACGTGGGACTAAAGGAAGCTTTGTCGATTCCAGGAGTTGACATTCGTATCTTTGGAAAACCAGAAGTGATTGGTAAACGCCGAATGGGTGTTAGTTTGGCACTTGGTAAAACCATTGAGGAAGCAAAAGAAAAAGCAAATCGTGCAAGGGACTATATCCAATTAAAATCCTCTGAAGCGAAGTGA